TATTCCACCCCAAAGATACTATCTCAGAACGTTAGTATGTCAAACGTCTCGTATTGCGAGGCCTCCGCGGGGCGCGGGTAGGCGAGCGCCGGGAGGACGGGGTGCCCGACCAAACGATCCTGGTGGTGGAGGACGAGGCCGACCTGCGCGACGTGCTCCGGGAGCATCTCTCGGCCCTGGGCTACCGCGTGGTCACGGCGGAGTCGGCGGAAACGGCGCTCGGCGCGGTGGAGGTGGCGCCGCCCGACCTGGTGCTCACCGACGTCAACATGGGGGCGATGAGCGGCCTCGAGCTCACGGCCCGGCTCAAGAGGGATCACCGGTCTCAACTTACTCCCGTCGTCCTCCTGACGAGCCAGTCGGATCTGGACGCGCGTGTGGCTGGGCTCGAGGCGGGCGCCGACGATTTCTTCTCCAAGCCGGTTGAGCTGCTCGAGCTGCGCACCCGCGTGGACACCTTGCTGCGCGTGAAGGCGCTGGTGGACCAGCTGGAGCGTGCGGCGCTCCTCGTCACGACGCTCGGCGCGACCATCGAGTCCCGGGACCCCTACACGGGCGGTCACTGCGAGCGCCTCGGCCGCTACGGGGTCGCCCTGGGGCAAGCGCTCGGCGCGGACGAGGCGACGATCGAGGCGCTCCGGCTCGGCGGATTCCTGCACGACCTCGGAAAGATCGCGGTGCCGGACGGGATCCTCCTGAAGGCCGGCCGTCTGGAGGCCGCCGAGCGGGAGCGCATCCAGACGCATTCCGCCGTGGGTGCGGACCTCGTCCGCGGGCTCCGCACGCTCGACAGCGTCCGGCCGATCATCCGCCATCATCACGAGCGCTGGGGCGGCTCCGGCTACCCGGATGGGCTCCGCGGCGACTCGATCCCCTTCGGCGCCCGGATCATGGCGGTCGTCGACGTCTACGACGCCCTCCGGACGGCTCGCCCATACAAGCCCTCGTTCTCCGAGACCCAGACGGTGGAGATCCTGCGCCGCGAGACCGACGCCGGGGCCTGGGACCCCCGCGTCACCGACACGTTCGTCGAGGCGCTCCGTCACGGGCTCACGCGAGAGCCATGACCAGGCAGGGTCCGGGGCCAAGATCCGCCGTCGGGCACCGCGTGAGTGCTCGGATCAGGGGACACGGACTCCGGACTCAGCTCATCGTCCTGGCGTGCGCCGTCGTCCTGCCGATGCTCCTCTTCACGGGCGTCGTGGTCTGGGTCCACGCCCGGGACGCGCGGGATGCCGTCGAGACCGCGCTGCGCGCCGGGGGCCAGACCCTCGCCCTCTCGGTGGACGCTCAGCTGTCGAGCTACACCGCCGCGCTGGAAACGCTGGCCATCTCGGCCGCCCTCGACAGCGGCGACCTCGCGCGCTTCTACCGCGCCGCCGTGCGCGCTCGCGCCGCAAGTCCCGACTGGGTGACGGTCGCCCTCGCCGATCCCTCGGGCCGGCTGGTCCTCGACGTCCTGCATCCGTTCGAGGAGCAGCTGCCGCCTGCCGAGAACCCGGAGGTCCTCCGCCGCGTGTTCGAGACCGGTCGACCCGCCGTCTCCGATCTCTTCGTCGGGACGGGCAGCGGCGAGCGGATCATCTGGGTCGCGGTCCCGGTGACCAGCGACGGCCAGATCCGCTATGTCCTCACGGCCGCCGTCCGCGCATCGAGCCTGTCTGACTCCATCGCCCGCCGGCCGCTCCCGCCGGGCTGGACGGCCGCGATCCTCGACCGGCGCCACGTGACGGTTGCGAGGACTGGCAGGCTGCCCGAGCTCCCGGGCGAGCCGGCAACGCCGGAGCGCATCCGGAAGATCACGACGGCGGGCGAGGGCTCGTTCCTCGACACGACGCCCGAGGGGGGCCGTGTCTACACGGCGGTCACCCATTCGCCACGGGTGGGCTGGACGGTGCTGCTCGACGTCCCGGTGGAGGCGGTCCACGCGCCGATCCGGCGCTCCCTCGTCGGGCTGGGAGGCGGAGGGCTCGTGGTGGCGCTGGTCGCCGTGCTCCTGGCCCCGCTCGTGGGCCGCCGGATCGCCGGGAGCATCGCGTCCCTCTCCGACGCCGCCGCGGCCCTCGGGCGGGGCGAGGCGATCCGCCGGCCGCCGTCCTCGGTCCTCGAGGTCGAACAGGTGGCCCGCTCGCTCGAGGCGGCGGCGGCCGAGCGGAGCCGGGCTGAGGCATCGCTCAGGGAGAACGAGCGCTTCTACAGGTCGCTCATGGAGAACGCCCTCGACATGGTGACGGTTGTCGATGCCACCGGGCGGGTTGTCTACGACAGCCCCGCCGTCACGCGCATCCTCGGCCTGACCCCCGACGAACGGATCGGCCAGCCGGCCCTGGACCTGGTTCATCCGGACGACCGTCCCGGGGTGGCGGCGCGGATCGCGGAGGGGTTCCGGGTGCCGGGGACGCCGCACGCGATGCAGCTCCGG
The Candidatus Rokuibacteriota bacterium genome window above contains:
- a CDS encoding response regulator — its product is MPDQTILVVEDEADLRDVLREHLSALGYRVVTAESAETALGAVEVAPPDLVLTDVNMGAMSGLELTARLKRDHRSQLTPVVLLTSQSDLDARVAGLEAGADDFFSKPVELLELRTRVDTLLRVKALVDQLERAALLVTTLGATIESRDPYTGGHCERLGRYGVALGQALGADEATIEALRLGGFLHDLGKIAVPDGILLKAGRLEAAERERIQTHSAVGADLVRGLRTLDSVRPIIRHHHERWGGSGYPDGLRGDSIPFGARIMAVVDVYDALRTARPYKPSFSETQTVEILRRETDAGAWDPRVTDTFVEALRHGLTREP